One genomic region from Rosa rugosa chromosome 1, drRosRugo1.1, whole genome shotgun sequence encodes:
- the LOC133745301 gene encoding uncharacterized protein LOC133745301, producing the protein MDNITASELAGFGVGTLLLCATIAAPKVDAFISGSQRSSLGMCKRCGNVRRIACSTCRGTGLVKEGGVAGFNLIDDLYQSLGGDESKVRSIACTKCQAKGHFSCPDCSKT; encoded by the exons ATGGACAACATAACTGCAAGCGAGCTGGCGGGTTTTGGAGTTGGAACTCTACTTCTCTGCGCCACCATTGCTGCTCCAAAGGTCGATGCTTTCATCTCTGGCTCTCAGCGCAG TTCTTTGGGAATGTGCAAGAGATGTGGTAATGTAAGGAGGATAGCATGCTCAACATGTAGAGGAACTGGATTGGTTAAGGAAGGTGGAGTAGCCGGTTTTAATCTCATTGATGACTTGTATCAATCGCTAGGGGGTGATGAATCGAAAGTAAGATCCATTGCTTGCACCAAATGTCAAGCTAAAGGTCATTTTAGCTGCCCTGATTGCTCTAAAACATAA
- the LOC133745292 gene encoding transcription factor MYB23-like — MSSIRVMDKLTERDIREASIENLQVKLRNMASVLVGWGGVAEKGWRKGPWTHEEDKLLSEHVNLHGEGRWSSVARCTGLNRSGKSCRLRWVNYLRPGLKRGQLTPQEEGIIIELHALWGNKWSTIARYLPGRTDNEIKNYWRTHFKKKEKCTEKQQKRKAQILKEKQQEEEEDIKDDQENKKIKSASTSTAPQGHSEALACSSELRNNNMITDELQQLAQPTQEMNVVFTCPNMEEVQCLPALVSMNQLGGSTTSAVESTIWSSENTTMINIESEDDQGFWGQLWNLDYDHGHVQANCVGHHTSYSNSECRNSLALQQNQAITATSSGAIHNEATRANNFSWGEDIRSYKYFYSGSGYTF; from the exons ATGAGCAGTATCCGAGTGATGGAtaaattaacagagagagaTATACGCGAGGCATCGATTGAGAATCTACAAGTGAAATTGAGGAACATGGCAAGTGTGCTGGTGGGATGGGGCGGTGTTGCGGAAAAAGGGTGGAGGAAAGGTCCTTGGACTCATGAAGAGGATAAGCTGCTCAGTGAGCATGTCAATTTGCATGGAGAGGGAAGATGGAGTTCGGTTGCTAGGTGCACAG GGTTGAACAGGAGTGGGAAAAGTTGCAGACTTAGATGGGTGAATTATCTTAGGCCTGGACTGAAGAGAGGCCAGTTAACACCTCAGGAGGAAGGCATTATTATTGAATTGCATGCTTTATGGGGTAACAA GTGGTCTACAATTGCTAGATACTTGCCTGGGAGAACAGACAATGAGATAAAAAATTACTGGAGAACTCATttcaaaaagaaagagaagtgcACCGAGAAGCAGCAAAAACGAAAAGCTCAAATCCTCAAAGAGaagcaacaagaagaagaagaagatataaaGGATGatcaagaaaacaagaaaataaaatcagcCAGTACTAGTACTGCACCACAGGGACATAGTGAAGCCTTGGCCTGCAGCAGCGAATTACGAAATAATAATATGATCACTGATGAGCTGCAGCAGCTGGCACAGCCAACTCAAGAGATGAATGTTGTTTTTACATGCCCGAATATGGAGGAGGTTCAATGCTTACCTGCACTAGTGTCTATGAACCAATTAGGCGGTAGTACTACTAGTGCTGTTGAATCTACTATATGGTCATCGGAAAACACTACCATGATTAACATTGAATCAGAAGACGATCAAGGGTTTTGGGGACAACTCTGGAACCTAGACTATGATCATGGTCATGTACAAGCTAACTGCGTGGGACATCACACCAGTTATAGCAATAGTGAGTGCCGGAACAGTTTAGCCTTGCAGCAGAATCAAGCAATTACAGCTACATCTTCTGGAGCCATACACAATGAAGCTACTAGGGCTAACAATTTTTCCTGGGGAGAGGATATTCGTTCCTATAAGTACTTCTATAGCGGATCAGGCTACACATTCTAA
- the LOC133726257 gene encoding tRNA (guanine(26)-N(2))-dimethyltransferase 2-like, which produces MSTDLSDFIVIKEGEAEILMHTKNQVFYNKTQVNNRDISIAVMRAFVAKRKEEHEARLSKKKKTAPTDSEKDVSESVVEEASNEPAINGNSNGDCEMPEDISQDEPCSIPEEPSKTTEGKGRGELKPPRVLEALSASGLRALRYAREVEGIGQVVALDNDKVSVEACRRNIKFNGSVACSKVESHLVDARVHMLTHPKEFDVVDLDPYGSPSVFLDSAIQAVADGGMLMCTATDMAVLCGGNGEVCYSKYGSYPLKGKYCHEMALRILLACIESHANRYKRYIVPVLSVQMDFYVRVFVRVYSSASAMKNTPLKLSYVYQCIGCDSFHLQPLGRTVTKNTSVRYLPGFGPIVPQECSDCGKKFNMGGPIWSAPIHDQEWVTSILSDVKSMKDRYPAYDRISAVLTTISEELPDVPLFLSLHSLCATLKCTSPSAVIFRSAVINAGYRISGTHVNPLGLKSDAPMDIIWDIMRCWVKNHPVKAQPPEHSGSVILAKEPVLQANFARAVASLSKAQTKKVARFLPNPERHWGPKLRAGRQITSKHISLLGPEAVNEILNQEEDGEEHNAKRQKTEDNPPSG; this is translated from the exons ATGTCGACGgatctcagtgatttcatcgtCATCAAAGAAGGAGAGGCTGAGATTCTCATGCATACTAAAAACCAAGTCTTTTACAACAAAACCCAG GTTAACAATAGAGACATCTCGATTGCTGTTATGAGGGCATTTGTAGCCAAACGCAAAGAGGAGCATGAAGCGAGATtgtccaagaaaaaaaagacaGCTCCCACGGATTCTGAGAAAGATGTTTCAGAATCTGTTGTAGAAGAAGCATCTAATGAACCTGCTATTAATGGAAATTCCAATGGAGATTGTGAAATGCCAGAAGATATATCTCAAGATGAACCATGTAGCATTCCAGAAGAACCAAGCAAGACCACAGAGGGAAAAGGACGAGGGGAATTGAAGCCACCAAGAGTTCTTGAG GCCTTGTCAGCTTCTGGCTTAAGAGCTCTTAGGTATGCTCGTGAAGTAGAAGGGATTGGTCAAGTTGTGGCCCTAGACAATGATAAAG TATCAGTTGAAGCTTGTAGGAGAAACATCAAGTTCAATGGTTCAGTTGCATGTTCAAAGGTGGAATCACATCTTGTTGATGCTCGTGTGCATATGCTCACCCACCCAAAAGAATTTGATGTG GTTGATCTTGATCCTTATGGTTCTCCCTCTGTCTTCTTGGATTCTGCGATTCAAGCTGTTGCTGATGGAGGCATGCTCATGTGTACCGCAACGGATATGGCAGTACTATGTGGTGGTAATGGGGAGGTTTGCTATTCAAA ATATGGTTCCTATCCATTGAAAGGGAAATATTGCCACGAAATGGCTCTGAGAATCCTCTTAGCCTGCATTGAG AGCCATGCAAATCGGTACAAAAGATACATTGTTCCTGTGCTATCTGTTCAGATGGACTTTTATGTTCGTGTTTTTGTCCGAGTCTACTC CTCGGCAAGTGCTATGAAGAACACTCCCCTTAAGCTTTCCTATGTTTATCAGTGCATTGGATGTGATTCTTTTCATCTGCAGCCCCTTGGAAGGACGGTCACTAAG AACACCAGTGTGAGATATCTTCCGGGTTTTGGTCCCATTGTTCCTCAAGAATGCAGTGATTGTGGGAAGAAATTCAATATGGGTGGGCCTATATGGTCTGCTCCTATCCATGATCAAGAATGGGTTACTTCCATACTGTCAGATGTGAAATCAATGAAGGATCGTTATCCTGCTTATGATCGCATCTCGGCTGTATTGACAACAATCTCAGAG GAATTGCCAGATGTTCCTCTGTTCTTGAGTCTGCACAGCCTCTGTGCCACTCTCAAGTGCACTTCCCCATCTGCAGTGATTTTCCGTTCTGCTGTGATCAATGCAGGATATCGTATATCTGGAACTCATGTAAACCCATTGGGGTTGAAGTCAGATGCTCCTATGGATATCATTTGGGACATAATGCGCTGCTGG GTGAAAAATCATCCAGTGAAAGCTCAACCTCCAGAACATTCAGGAAGCGTGATACTTGCTAAGGAACCTGTTCTTCAA GCAAATTTTGCTCGAGCTGTTGCGTCTCTTAGCAAGGCACAGACCAAGAAGGTTGCACGGTTCCTTCCAAACCCGGAAAGGCATTGGGGTCCAAAGCTTAGGGCAGGTCGTCAAATCACCAGCAAGCACATTTCTCTCTTGGGTCCAGAGGCTGTCAATGAAATTCTTAACCAGGAAGAAGATGGTGAGGAACACAATGCCAAGCGTCAAAAGACTGAAGATAATCCGCCCTCAGGTTGA
- the LOC133726258 gene encoding protein COBRA-like: MGFLLSKLTSLATVVLFGLGFCSFFTSTDAYDPLDPNGNITIKWDIISWTPDGYVAVATLFNFQQYRHIQAPGWTLGWTWAKKEVIWNMVGGQATDQGDCSKFKTTPPHCCKKTPTIVDLLPGTPYNQQYSNCCRGGVLSSWIQDPSNAVASFQISVGRSGTTNKTVRLPKNYTLMGPGPGYTCGVAKVVKPTKFFTADKRRVSQALMTWNVTCTYSQFLAQKAPPCCVSLSSFYNDTVVPCPTCSCGCQNNITHPGSCVVPESPYLASVVSAADKNSPLVRCTSHMCPIRVHWHVKLNYKEYWRVKVTITNFDYRRNYSDWNLVAQHPNFDNLTQIFSFNAKSLTPYGTINDTVMLWGTKFYNDMLVQSGPLGNVQSEMLFRKNPATFTFDKGWAFPRRIYFNGDTCVMPPPDAFPHLPNAGFRQYVSLLTVIMISVSTFAFTYAYA, from the exons ATGGGGTTTCTGTTGTCCAAGCTAACCAGTTTGGCCACTGTTGTTCTATTTGGGCTTGGTTTCTGCAGCTTCTTCACCTCAACAG ATGCATATGATCCGCTTGATCCTAATGGCAACATCACAATTAAGTGGGATATTATAAGCTGGACACCTGACGGCTATGTT GCCGTTGCTACGCTTTTTAACTTCCAGCAGTATAGACACATTCAAGCACCAGGCTGGACGCTTGGATGGACATGGGCAAAGAAGGAGGTAATTTGGAACATGGTGGGAGGACAAGCCACCGATCAAGGTGATTGTTCAAAATTTAAGACAACTCCCCCACATTGCTGCAAAAAGACCCCAACCATTGTTGATCTACTCCCTGGAACCCCGTACAATCAGCAGTATTCCAATTGTTGTAGAGGGGGAGTGCTGAGCTCATGGATACAGGATCCATCCAATGCTGTAGCTTCTTTTCAAATAAGTGTTGGTCGATCTGGAACGACCAACAAGACAGTTAGGCTTCCGAAAAACTATACCCTAATGGGACCTGGGCCTGGGTACACTTGTGGTGTTGCAAAAGTTGTTAAACCAACTAAATTCTTTACAGCTGATAAAAGAAGAGTCTCTCAAGCCCTGA TGACATGGAATGTGACATGCACATATTCACAGTTCCTGGCTCAGAAAGCTCCTCCTTGCTGTGTCTCGTTGTCTTCCTTCTACAATGACACAGTAGTTCCCTGCCCGACATGTTCGTGTGGCTGCCAAAACAACATAACTCATCCTGGAAGCTGTGTAGT GCCAGAGTCTCCGTATTTGGCTTCAGTTGTTTCAGCTGCTGATAAGAATTCACCTTTGGTTAGATGTACTAGCCATATGTGCCCTATCAGAGTTCATTGGCACGTCAAGCTGAATTACAAGGAATACTGGCGAGTGAAGGTCACAATTACAAACTTTGATTACAGGAGGAATTATTCTGATTGGAACTTGGTTGCCCAACACCCAAATTTTGACAATCTTACCCAAATTTTCAGCTTCAACGCAAAGTCCTTGACTCCTTATGGAACCATAA ATGATACTGTAATGCTATGGGGAACCAAGTTCTACAACGACATGCTGGTGCAATCTGGGCCTCTCGGTAATGTGCAGTCAGAGATGCTTTTCCGGAAGAATCCAGCCACCTTCACTTTTGACAAGGGATGGGCGTTCCCAAGAAGGATCTATTTCAATGGTGATACTTGTGTAATGCCACCCCCAGATGCCTTTCCACATTTGCCAAATGCTGGTTTCCGACAGTATGTTTCTCTGCTTACTGTGATCATGATTTCAGTATCAACATTTGCATTCACATATGCTTATGCTTAG